The following proteins are co-located in the Pan troglodytes isolate AG18354 chromosome 5, NHGRI_mPanTro3-v2.0_pri, whole genome shotgun sequence genome:
- the DDX39B gene encoding spliceosome RNA helicase DDX39B isoform X2 has protein sequence MAENDVDNELLDYEDDEVETAAGGDGAEAPAKKDVKGSYVSIHSSGFRDFLLKPELLRAIVDCGFEHPSEVQHECIPQAILGMDVLCQAKSGMGKTAVFVLATLQQLEPVTGQVSVLVMCHTRELAFQISKEYERFSKYMPNVKVAVFFGGLSIKKDEEVLKKNCPHIVVGTPGRILALARNKSLNLKHIKHFILDECDKMLEQLDMRRDVQEIFRMTPHEKQVMMFSATLSKEIRPVCRKFMQDPMEIFVDDETKLTLHGLQQYYVKLKDNEKNRKLFDLLDVLEFNQVVIFVKSVQRCIALAQLLVEQNFPAIAIHRGMPQEERLSRYQQFKDFQRRILVATNLFGRGMDIERVNIAFNYDMPEDSDTYLHRVARAGRFGTKGLAITFVSDENDAKILNDVQDRFEVNISELPDEIDISSYIEQTR, from the exons GAGGTGGAGACAGCAGCTGGGGGAGATGGGGCTGAGGCCCCTGCCAAGAAGGATGTCAAGGGCTCCTATGTCTCCATCCACAGCTCTGGCTTTCGTGACTTCCTGCTCAAGCCAGAGTTGCTCCGGGCCATTGTCGACTGTGGCTTTGAGCATCCGTCAGAAG TCCAGCATGAGTGCATCCCTCAGGCCATTCTGGGAATGGATGTCCTGTGCCAGGCCAAGTCGGGCATGGGAAAGACAGCAGTGTTTGTCTTGGCCACACTGCAACAGCTGGAGCCAGTTACTGGGCAG GTGTCTGTGCTGGTGATGTGTCACACTCGGGAGTTGGCTTTTCAGATCAGCAAGGAATATGAGCGCTTCTCTAAATACATGCCCAATGTCAAG GTTGCTGTTTTTTTTGGTGGTCTGTCTATCAAGAAGGATGAAGAGGTGCTGAAGAAGAACTGCCCGCATATCGTCGTGGGGACTCCAGGCCGTATCCTAGCCCTGGCTCGAAATAAGAGCCTCAACCTCAAACACATTAAACACTTTATTTTGGATGAATGTGATAAGATGCTTGAACAGCTCG ACATGCGTCGGGATGTCCAGGAAATTTTTCGCATGACCCCCCACGAGAAGCAGGTCATGATGTTCAGTGCTACCTTGAGCAAAGAGATCCGTCCAGTCTGCCGCAAGTTCATGCAAGAT CCAATGGAGATCTTCGTGGATGATGAGACGAAGTTGACGCTGCATGGGTTGCAGCAGTACTACGTGAAACTGAAGGACAACGAGAAGAACCGGAAGCTCTTTGACCTTCTGGATGTCCTTGAGTTCAACCAG gtggTGATCTTTGTGAAGTCTGTGCAGCGGTGCATTGCCTTGGCCCAGCTACTAGTGGAGCAGAACTTCCCAGCCATTGCCATCCACCGTGGGATGCCGCAGGAGGAGAG GCTTTCTCGGTATCAGCAGTTTAAAGATTTTCAACGACGAATTCTTGTGGCTACCAACCTATTTGGCCGAGGCATGGACATCGAGCGGGTGAACATTGCTTTTAATTATGACATGCCTGAGGATTCTGACACCTACCTGCATCGG GTGGCCAGAGCAGGCCGGTTTGGCACCAAGGGCTTGGCTATCACATTTGTGTCCGATGAGAATGATGCCAAGATCCTCAATGATGTGCAGGATCGCTTTGAGGTCAATATTAGTGAGCTGCCTGATGAGATAGACATCTCCTCCTACA TTGAACAGACACGGTAG
- the MCCD1 gene encoding mitochondrial coiled-coil domain protein 1, with protein MVLPLPWLSRYHFLRLLLPSWSLAPQGSHGCCSQNPKASMEEQTSSRGNGKMTSPPRGPGTHRTAELARAEELLEQQLELYQALLEGQEGAWEAQALVLKIQKLKEQMRRHRESLGGGA; from the exons ATGGTCCTCCCTCTGCCCTGGCTTTCTCGGTACCATTTCCTTCGCCTCCTTCTGCCCTCCTGGTCCTTGGCACCCCAGGGCTCCCATGGGTGCTGCTCCCAAAACCCCAAGGCAAGCATGGAAGAGCAGACCAGCTCCAGAGGAAATGGGAAGATGACGTCCCCTCCCAGG GGCCCTGGGACCCACCGCACAGCTGAGCTGGCCCGAGCTGAAGAGTTGTTGGAGCAGCAGCTGGAGCTGTACCAGGCCCTCCTTGAAGGGCAGGAGGGAGCCTGGGAGGCCCAAGCCCTGGTGCTCAAGATCCAGAAGCTGAAGGAACAGATGAGGAGGCACCGAGAGAGCCTTGGAGGAGGCGCCTAA